GGAGTCGTTCGCTACGTCGGCGCGAGCACGATGACCGCCTACCAGTTCACGAAGGCGCTGTACACCGCCGACGTCGAGCACATCGAGCGGTTCGTCTGCATGCAACCGGAGTACAACGCCGTGGATCGCCACGAGGAGGCGAATCTCCTTCCCGTGTGCGCAGGCGAGGGAGTCGGCGTCATCCCCTGGTCGCCCCTGGCCGGCGGCTTTCTGACCGGAAAGTACGTCCAGGACGACGATCCCGACGAGGGGCGGGCCGCAACCGACGAGTACACGAGACGGCGCTTCACCGACGAGAACTGGGCCGTTCTCGAGGTCATCGAAGAGCTCGCCGAGGAACGGGGCGCGACCCCTGCACAAGTGTCGCTGGCCTGGCTCCTCCACAAGGACGTCGTCGACGCGCCGATCGTCGGCCCGCGGTCGATCGATCACCTGGAGGAGAACGTGGAAGCCGTCGGGTTCCAGTTGACGGAGGGTGACCTCGAGCGCATCGAAGAGCCAATCGATCCGCGGTGGCCTGCGCCGGGGAAGAACTGACGAGGCGACCAGACGAGGCGAAGACGACACCGTCGACGAGTTCAGTCAAGTGCATTGCTCGCGCTGGTATTCGGGGTCGGAGGGGCAGCGCTGATCGTGAAATCGATTCGCCGAAACCACTTTTCTCGATACCGTCCGTTCTGATGGGCGAGGGAGTTCGCCGGCTATTCAATTTCGGACGGCGTAACGGCTACTCTTCCTCGAGCGACTCGTCGTTCACGCC
This region of Natronosalvus halobius genomic DNA includes:
- a CDS encoding aldo/keto reductase yields the protein MEYTTLGETGLEVSRLCLGCMNFGSAEPWMIDDEEQSIEIVERALDLGINFLDTANVYSRGESEEIVGRAVEPYDRDELAIATKVFGRMGDGPNRQGLSRKHIFDQCRASLERLGTDYVDLYQIHRWDEETPIQETLRALDALIDEGVVRYVGASTMTAYQFTKALYTADVEHIERFVCMQPEYNAVDRHEEANLLPVCAGEGVGVIPWSPLAGGFLTGKYVQDDDPDEGRAATDEYTRRRFTDENWAVLEVIEELAEERGATPAQVSLAWLLHKDVVDAPIVGPRSIDHLEENVEAVGFQLTEGDLERIEEPIDPRWPAPGKN